The Microtus ochrogaster isolate Prairie Vole_2 chromosome 10, MicOch1.0, whole genome shotgun sequence genome contains the following window.
TCCAGAGTCTGTGCTTCCAATCACTGGACCTTATATTTCTGCTGTCAGGCTGGCCACATCCTGTCCCCATCCTGTCCCCATGACTTCCTCTCCAGCTGCCTTAGAACAATCCTTGGTAGATTCCTGTCCAGGAGTAGGAGTTGGGGGGGGAGCTGCTAAGCCTGGCTCTCTCCCCACACATAAGTTGGTCCCTTTACCTGGAAGCCAGTCCCTGAGCAAAGCTGAGGGAGTAAGAGCTGGTATCCCCAAACCGACCTCGCGACCAGTGGTGTACAGCTCCACACTGCTAGTGAGAGCAGCCGGGGGCTGAGGGGAAGACGCTGGTCTGCGGGGactgctggggggaggggcacagcTGCTTCATGAGGGTGTGGTGAGGGTGGACTTCTCACAAGGCTACACCTGCATCTGGTTCTGGGCTCCATGGCTTGCTATTGTTTCCTCTTCCTGTGAGGCCCCCTCTCTGAAGGAAGGCCCTGGGACTGTGTCCCATAGGGCTGGCTGGGGCCCCAAGAGGGACTGCAGGGCTCCAAGGGCAACTCCTCAGCCTCAGGGCCCCTGTGAGGTTGATGGCAGGGTTCTCTGTGGCTCTCCAGAGTCATCATGTCTCCTTCCAGCCCTGGACATACACAcattgtttttccagacaggatttcatgtagcctagactgacctAGAACTGGTTACATAGGGAAGGGCAACTTTAAAcctctaatcctcctgcctccacctcccaggcgCTGGAATCACAGGCCCGTGCCAGCACATGACTTCCTTTGCACGTTCGTGGTACAAACGCTAGGCTGTAGCCCCTGGAATCTTCCTCCCCTAATGACCCACAATCCCCCCTGCCCTTCTCAGCCTAACCCTAGCCCTGGAGCCCCAGCTTCAGGAGCCCCCAGTTCAGGAGCCTCAGTTCCAGAAACCCCCAGCTTCAGGAGCCCCAGCTTCAGGAGCCCCAGCTCCAGGAGCCCCCAGCTTCAGGAGCCCCCAGTTCCAGGAGCCTCAGCCTCAGAAGCCCCCAGCTTCAGgagccccagctccaggagacccctGCCAGAATTTGAATCCTGATTCAACCATTACCTGAGGGACCTAGAAAAATGACTTCCTCTGCCTCACCTGTAAAGAGGTGATGACATCACCATGATGGAGGGGTGGTGGAAGTACTCAGGAACAATGCTGTGCACCTGGAAGCCAGGTGTTCCCCCTCAGCACCCACTCAGTCACCCTCAGCTCATGCTGATGACAACAACCATGTTGAAGGTGACCGTGATAACGGCTGAGCACCTAGTTGGTTCTAAGAACAGCCACGTGTCAGGAAATGCCATCTGCAAACAATGAcaggcctctctctccctgtctctctctgtctctacctctgtctctgaaatagtttttctgtgtagcccaggctgacctgaacttgcagcaatcctcctgcctcagcttcccagtgctAGAataacaggtgtgtgctaccacatctacTACCTTCTCTGGTCTTTCCCTCAAAGATAAAGAGTTGAAGGCATAGAAAGGACCAACCACCAGCTCATTATgtctcaagattaaaaaaaaaaaaaaagatggcagagGGTTTAAAATTCAGGCTGACAgcctcttttttattctttgttttttgtttgcttcgttttgttttgagacagggtctcactatgtagctctgcctGGAACTAATCTGTAGGACAGGCtagtttcgaactcacagagatctgcccacttctgtctccaagtactgggatttaaggcatgtgccagcatgctCTGGCAAGCCTGGAAATCCCTTAATACACGCCAGACCTGAACCCCCAGCAAGGTCCACCCACACCATTCCCCAACTCCAACCCACAAATCCACCTAATCCCCTATTGGTATCTTGGCTCAATAGTAACCACACCCACCTGTCCTGGCTCTCTGACCtcagaccccaccccaccccatccagagGCTCACACTCAGCATATACACCAGACCCACCTTGCCTGGCTCACCCCTGGCACCTCCCAGTCCCTGCCCAACCCACCTCTGCTCACTCTGCACGAACACCCTCTTCCACTCTTCTCACCTGAGCCACCTCCGTGGGTCCAGGAGCGGTGGTCCCCAAGGGCAGGGTACTCCTCTCAGCAACATCAGGCTCCTGGGTGGTGACTGGCTGAGGAAGGGCTCGTGGCCTCGAGGTAGCTGTGCTCACCAGCCTAGGTGTGGGGGCCTCCGTGTCCAAGGCAGCCACAGTAGTGGGCGGTGAGGGTGCCGGTGGGGTAGTGGCCTGGGCTGTGGCAGCTGTGGTCAGGGGAAGAGGCAGCAGCCCCTGTATGCTGGTGGTCCTTACGTCAGCGGTGGTGGCCGTGGCAGGGGGTACCGCGGGAGTGCTAGCGGCAGTGGTGGCTGCTGTGGCAGGTGCCGTGGCCATAGTAGGGGCCCCCGTGGTAGTGGCAGCCGTGGTAGATgtggtgatggagatggtggtggcTTTCTGGCTGGGTTCTTCCAGGACTTCTGTCACCTCTGTCACCAGCGGGGGACTGGTAACTGGTTCCGGGCTGGGGTGCTCAGAAAGGAGGTCCTCAAACGGGGTATCCACGGGCTGGATATCTGTCGTGGGGAGCACGGCAGGCGCAGTGGGTGCAGCCAGGGCCATGTCGGGAACGAACCGCATGGCTGTCTCAAGGCCAGACTCCTGCTCGAAGTctgaggggagtggggagagggagagcccTGGGGAGTGGGTGCTCCTCACCGCGAGATCCCCAGGCAGCACTGCCTTCCCAGCAGCACATCTCTCTCTAACCAGTTTCCCcaggaaaacaggagagaaaggaggtggtTTGATCGATGAGTTAGCCTGTGCCTAGCCAAAATCCGCGAGAGGGCCGCCACTTCCAGGCAGTCTGCTCTGACTCTGCCAACCCACTCTGAGACCTAGAGACTGGTGAGTAAAGCCTCTGCCCTGTAACTCCACTCACGGTTACAGGACGAGGCCTGGCTCTTGGGAAGGGCCAGAGGCAAGGACATGTCCTGTACAAACTCAAGGCAGTAGGGACACTGAGTCATCCCGCCTCCCAGGCATAAGCAGAGGACCAGAGGGGATGAGGGCATCTTGAGGGGCATTTCCCCATTTCCCAGGTCACATAAATGATTCTGGGAGGGATAAGATAAGAGactgggaaggggagagaggagcgAGTGAGGAGGTGTGAGGAGCGGCCAAGGGGAGCCAGGGTCGTTGAGGGCTGAGCAGGTGGAAGGGAGACTTCAGAGGAGGGTACCAGGTTAGCGAGGGAGCAGTTTGAAGCAGCAACTCCAGGGAGGCCGGAAGCAGAGCTGGAGCAGCCAGCTCAGGAGCATGAGCTTGGGACAACCTCATTAGACACCCGTCCTCTGGCTGGGCCCATTTCGACACCCTCTCTGATCCCATCTCCAGGGCCACACTGACTCATGTCCCCACCTCCCAAGGCCTCTGAGAGGAAGATAAACTCCTCAGCAAGTAGGAAGATTGGGGGGCACCATAAAAGTCAGAAGTCATCCAACTGCCTTATCACAAGGTTGGGGTAGAGCTGCTAGATCAATTTGGTACCCCAAATTGCCAAAGGCAGGAAGGTAGACAGACATCAGTGTCTGACCCATAGCTGATTGGCCTTCCCCATGACAGCAACCCAATCCCGGGTCCCTGAGGCCCTTTAGTAGCTCTGTCCTCAACCTGAGCTTGGCCACTGCTGATGGATCCAAGGGGCCACCTGCTCTAGACTAGATCAAAAAGTCATCCCTGCTGAGGACTTCCCATGTCCTTCATATGTAGTTAGTGCAGAGGCCCCAGCATTGGGGTCAGGCCTAggttgcacacacagacacagaacaagagTCCCGGGCTCTGAGAGCTTCCCAAGACTACTCCCACCCAGAAGGAtgctctgccctcttccttcttGAGGTCTTGACCTCCATACAGTGACAAGATTCACTCAAGTGGCCTTAAAGGCTCCTGGGCTGGTACTAGATGCCCGAGACAGGCAGGGAGACCTGGGGATTACTTACAGCCAGAGCCAGACCCCGAGTAGAGGTCATCCAGTTCATCATCGGGAAACGAGTCGTCGTCCCCTGAACCCTCAAGGTCCACCGGCCTCTCAAAGTTCTCGCTGCGCCAGCGTTGAGCCTGGGAGGGTGCAGACACACACGGGGCTAGGCACCCAAAGCATTGGCCTGTACAGGCCCAAGAGACAGCAGGCACATTCACGGGCAGAGTGACCCTTATGTGCTTCAGAGAGCTGGGTGTCAGCGAGTAGCCATTTCCCACCTACCCAAGGCCATGGCAGTAGGGCTCTCCCTTACCAGCCAGTTGCCACCAGGTACCACCGGCTGCCTGCACCACAGCAAAGGGCCCCTTACACAGGATGGGCTCAGAGCACACAGTGCTGAGTCTGAAACCAAGACAGGTTGCTTGCAAACGGGGCAGGTTATCCATTCCCTTTGTGCTTTAGTTTCCGCATTCAGCAGACGAAAAGTGGCTCCTCATCGTGCACAGTGACAAGAATACCCTGGCATCCTGCAGACTCAACACAGGTCCACAGTCATCTCTGTGTGAAGAGCACCCACCGACAAGATCCCAAGGAATCCTCAAGATGGACTGGGAAGGGGGCAGGCACCAGCCCAATCCACAGTTGAGAAAATTGAGGCTCAG
Protein-coding sequences here:
- the Sdc3 gene encoding syndecan-3; translated protein: MASISAACDDAFDKQQMVLLVKDSPQGFLPGSQGTHGPRVDTTTHAPGARVLLLPPLLLLLLAGRAAGAQRWRSENFERPVDLEGSGDDDSFPDDELDDLYSGSGSGYFEQESGLETAMRFVPDMALAAPTAPAVLPTTDIQPVDTPFEDLLSEHPSPEPVTSPPLVTEVTEVLEEPSQKATTISITTSTTAATTTGAPTMATAPATAATTAASTPAVPPATATTADVRTTSIQGLLPLPLTTAATAQATTPPAPSPPTTVAALDTEAPTPRLVSTATSRPRALPQPVTTQEPDVAERSTLPLGTTAPGPTEVAQTPTPESLLTTTQEESEVPASGGPSGDIELQEETTQPDTANEVVAVGGAAAKPSPPLGTLPKGARPGPGLHDNAIDSGSSAAQLPQKSILERKEVLVAVIVGGVVGALFAAFLVTLLIYRMKKKDEGSYTLEEPKQASVTYQKPDKQEEFYA